Sequence from the Thermosinus carboxydivorans Nor1 genome:
CAAAACGAGCATGTGGATGGTGGCCACCGTTCTAGGGATGATTTTGGGGATTGCCGTCTTCGGCTATATTGCCGATAAAATCGGCCGCCGCCCAACTTATATGGCCTTCCAACTGGCTTCCGCGGCCGCGGTGTGGGTGTATGCCAATTTGTCCGACCCACTGCACCTTTTAATTGGCGGCGCTATTCTCGGCTTCTTCTGCAATGGCATGATGGCCGGCTACGGCGCATTGTTGTCGGAAAACTATACCACGGAAGCCCGTTCCACCGCAGAAAACTTCATTTTTAATACCGGCCGGGCCGTGGGCGGTTTCGCTCCTCTCGTTATCGGCATCTTGGCCGCTCAATACAGTCTTTCTGGCGCACTGGCGCTGTTGGCCTTCATCTACGTCGCCGCCGCCGTCAACGTCTACTTCTTGCTGCCGGAAACCAAAGGCAAAGAATTAAATTAGTATAAGAACCTTGCAGGCAGGCGGGAAATATAATATAATATGTGTCGTGAAATCAATTGGTGTGGGGACGTAGCTCAGTTGGGAGAGCGCATGGTTCGCATTCATGAGGTCGTGGGTTCGAATCCCATCGTCTCCACCAGGAAAATCAAGGCTTTGCGGATGTCGCAAGGCCTTTTATTATGTAAAGTTGGTGATAGTTAGTGACAATCTTTTAAAAACGGGTGCCAATAAAACCTAATATTAATAGATAAAAGACTAAAGCAGGCTGGTCATGCCTGCTTTTTATTTTTGGCCTGTTCGATTGTCTGTTGGAGGATGGCCTCCATTTTGTCCCCATTTGTTACCGAGTTTAAGCCGAGTTTCATTATGTTTGACTGTTGTATTGAACCGCCGCCTATGACTCAAGTTAGAAGTGGCGGCCAAATTATTGTGCACCAAAGAGGCATATTATTGAAGAATACGTTATCTAACGTTGAACGAGAGATGTTTGTAGCCGAATTTCATGATTATAACTTTATAATGTTGATCTGGCTTACAGAATAGAAACACGGGAAGAAGTTACTCATGTTCTTGTAACATGGGTAATTTTTTTATTTTTTTACTCATATTTTATTGAGATAGAACGTTACCTGGTATATAATGGGAATAGAGAGAGGTGAAGCTGTATGGATCAAGTAAAGCTTTTACCGCCAGAAGCGGAGCTTGAAACCAAGATGGTGTTAAAGCAACTGGCAAGGTCGCATAGAGCGTTGGCGGAGCTTAAAGGATTTGCTGATATGATACCAAATAAAAATATTCTTATTAACGCTGTAACTATTAACGAAGCCAAAGATAGCTCCGAAATCGAAAATATTATTACCACGCATGACGAACTGTTTAAAGCGATGTCGCTTGAGAATTATAACAACCCGGCGGCAAAAGAGGTGGTAAACTATAGAACCGCACTTTGGCATGGTTATAAGCTGGTGAAGGAAAAACAACTCCTGACAACCAATATGATCATTGAAATTCAGCAGTTGATCGAAAATAACAGGGCCGGGATAAGAAAGCTTTCGGGTACCGTGCTGAAAAATGCCGCTACCGGGGAAGTGGTATATACTCCGCCAAGTGGCGAAAAGGAAATATTATTCTTTTTGACTAACCTTGAGTGGTACATAAACGACGATTTTGATAACATTGATCCACTCGTTAAGTTAGCTGTTGTCCATTATCAGTTTGAAATGATACATCCGTTTTATGACGGCAATGGCCGGACAGGCCGGATAATAAATGTCTTGTATCTTGTCTTAAAAGAGTTGCTGGATAGTCCTATCCTTTATCTCAGCAAATATATTATCCGGAACAAATCGGCATATTATAGATTACTGCAAGAGGTCAGGACAAAGGGCAATTGGGAAGAATGGGTACTGTTTATGCTGGAAGGTGTGGAGCAGACCGCCGAGGAGACATTGTTACTGATAAAGAAGATAAATAGCGTTATGGAGAAAACAGCTGAAGACGTTAAACAGGCACTTCCCAAAATTTATTCAAGGGAATTGATAGATTTATTGTTTTATGAATTTTACACTAAGATTCCATATATCGAAAGGGGGCTTAACGTTTCGCGGAAAACCGCTTCCGGGTATTTGGCGGCGCTAGAAGAAAAGGGTTTTTTGGTGTCGCAAAAGATTGGCAAGGAAAAAATCTTTTTAAATACGCGCTTGTTTGAAGTTGTGCGCCAAGCCGGTATGCAAAAATAGGTTTGTTGTGCAGCGCAAATAACTTCCCGGTATTTTTGCCGGGAGTTTTTGTTTATTTGGCGAAACAGCCAGCGGGGATGTGGTAAGTGTTTAGTCACGATTTTTATTGTGATTATATTGTAATGGAGTAAGATGGCATGATAGGCAGGCCGCCTTTGGGGAGTTTAATGGTGGTAAAGAGAAGGGCATCCGTTGCACCGACGTATTCAAGCTAATTTTCTCCTTGGTGTTTGCGGGTAAGACATTTCTACACTCTCCCCGCGCGCTATTTGGGCCTTGCCCTTTTCAATAGTGGCGATGTCTTCCGGGGTGAGTTCTTCCTCCAGCTCTTCGGCGTATTTTAACAGCCTGGTCAGTCAGTATACATCACAGTATACCACAGCCGCGGCTGGTTCAAAAGGCAAAATGAGCTGGCACTGCACTTGGCGCAAGCCTTTTGTTGTATTATATTTTTATATAGCGTTAGCATAGCATCGAATTGCAAAGGGGGGAACGACTGTGGACCAAGAAGTTCTTAGAGAAATTGCCGCAGCCTGGCGCAGTGCCAACAATATTGTTGTCTTTACCGGCGCCGGCATGAGCACTGAGTCGGGTTTGCCGGATTTTCGCTCGAAACAGGGTTTATGGAAAGACCGGCCGGAGACGCTTGCCACGTTGGCGGCGCTAAAGGCTAAGCCTGATGAGTTTTACTTTTTTTATCAATGGCGAATTGCCCGCCTGTGGGAAGTTCAGCCAAACCCCGGCCATTTGGCGTTGGCAGAACTAGCGCAGGCCGGCTTTGTAACAAAGCTGGTTACACAAAATGTCGACGGGCTGCATCAGCGGGCTGGTTCGCAAGGGGTTGCAGAACTCCACGGTACGTTACGAACAGTAAGCTGCATTAAGTGCGGTAGCCAATATGACAGCCGACAAATGTTACCCCATAATGATACTTGGGAAGAAGATTATAAAGCAGGGCGCTACCGTCATGGGAGCGAGTGTTATTGTCCCCGGTGCCAAGGGCAGCTACGGCCTGATGTCGTTTTGTTCGGTGAGTCGCTGCCCGATACCGCATGGAATGAGGCTGTCCGGTGGAGCCGTAAAGCGGATTTTTTTGTGGTCATCGGCTCGTCGCTTGTTGTCAGTCCAGCTAATTACCTGCCGCAACTGGCAGTCGAACAGGGCGCTAAACTGCTTATCATTAACAGTGATAGCACGCCGCTGGATGATGCAGCGGCATGGGTAATACGGGAAAAAGCGGGAGAAGTGCTGACGGGTATAAAAGAGTTAATTTTGCGAATGTAATTTGTTTGTCAAAATGCTTTTGCCATGATGAACTGAAAAAAATATTGCCGGAGTAGGACTAAGTGAACCTTGCTCCGGTTTTTTAATTTTAAATTGAATAATTCATTCATAAAATTACTAAATTTTACATTGATATGTGCTATAATTTAAATATAAGTATTTTTTGTAGTGGACAAATTGCGTTACGCCAAATGGTTTTTGCCGGTTTTGACCGTCCAGCTGCTTCTGGGAGCCGTCGCGATAACGGTCTTGCAGCTGATCGGGTGGCAAGGCTAGTCCGGCAATACCGGTTTCAACAGGCAAATATAAGGAGGAGAAACTATGGGGCAATACGATGCGTTATATAATCCATATCCTTCACGCCGCAGCGTGGTGTATGCCAGAAAAGGGATGGTGGCCACAACTCAGCCGTTAGCGGCCCAAGCCGGTCTGGACATGCTCAAGCGCGGGGGCAATGCAATTGATGCGGCGATTGCAACCGCCGCTTGTCTTACCGTGGTCGAGCCCACTTCTAACGGAATAGGCGGCGATGCTTTTGCCTTAGTTTGGACGAACGGGCAGCTTCATGGACTCAATGCCAGCGGGCCGGCCCCGCGGGGAATATCGGCCGATATTATTAGAAAAGCCGGCTACCAGAAAATGCCGGCGTTTGGCTGGATACCGGTTACCGTTCCGGGAGCGCCGTCGGCCTGGGCGGAACTATCCCGAAAGTTCGGCAAACTTCCGCTCACCGAGGTGCTACGGCCTGCGATCGAGTATGCGGAAAACGGCTATCCTGTGTCGCCGGTGATCAGCAAGCTCTGGAAGCTGGGGTTCGACCAGTACAAAGCGCTGTCCGGTGAAGAATTTAAGTATTGGTTTGAGACTTTTGCCCCGGCAGGACGGGCGCCAGCGGCCGGAGAAATTTGGCGCAGTCCTGACCATGCCCGGACGCTGCAGCTAATTGCCGAAACGAAAGCTGAAGCGTTTTACCGGGGTGAGCTAGCCGAAAAAATTGATGCTTTTTCCCGGCGGTATGGTGGTTACTTGCGGCAAGAAGATTTAGCCGCTTACCGGCCAGAGTGGGTAGAACCCATAAAGGTTAATTACCGGGGTTATGATGTATGGGAAATCCCGCCCAATGGACACGGCCTGGTAGCCTTAATGGCCTTGAACATCCTTAAAGGCTTTGATTTTGCGGCGAAAGAAGCGGTAGATACCTATCATAAGCAGTTTGAAGCTATCAAGCTGGCCTTTGCCGACGGTATGAAGTATATAACAGACCCAGCCAAAATGAAAGTAAGAGTGGAAGACCTGTTGTCTGACGCTTATGCGGCAGAAAGAAGAAAACTAATTACCGATAAGGCGCTTACGCCTGCGCCCGGACAACCGCCAAAGGGTGGCACGGTTTACCTTGCCACGGCTGACGGTGAAGGCAATATGGTTTCATATATCCAGAGCAACTATATGGGCTTCGGCTCTGGGTTGGTCGTTCCAGGAACAGGCATTAGCCTGCATAACCGGGGCAATAACTTCTCCCTTGATGCGGAGCATGACAACTGCATTGAGCCAGGCAAGAAACCTTATCATACGATTATTCCGGGTTTTTTGACCAAAGATGGAAAAGCGATAGGGCCTTTTGGCGTCATGGGCGGATTTGTGCAGCCGCAGGGACATGTTCAGGTTGTTATGAACACTGTTGATTTTGGCCTTAATCCACAGGCTGCGCTTGATGCGCCACGTTGGCAGTGGACAGAAGGAAAAACCATTGAAGTTGAGCACGCTTTTCCCGAGTATTTGGCCGAGGCGCTGCAGCGTATGGGACATGATATTAAGCGGACCGTAGGCAATCATACTATGGGACGCGGGCAAATTATCTGGCGTGATGACCAGGGAGTGCTAGCGGGAGGCACCGAGCCGCGGGCCGACGGCGTAGTGGCTGCTTGGTAAATATCAGAGCCTGCAATATTTAATGTTGCAGGCTTTTTATATTGGCGCCTTTTAAAATAAGCTTCCCTGTCAGTAAGACTCAATAAGGCAGGACAAGTAATAATTTTTGCGAAACTATAGAATTATACTAAGAAAAGGCAGGCGAGGTGATAGCTTTGCCTAATATTGGGCCGCTGCTGTGGGATATTGTCAGGAATGTTGCTCTGGTAGGGATAGGGGCGTACCTGACTACCCGGCTTCCTACCATCCGCCGCACCCTAACGGCATCGGAATACCGGCTGCTCGACAGAATAATATTGGCTATGGTATTTGGGGCTTTTTCCGCTTTCGGCAATTGGATCGGCATCCCGGTAATGGGGTCGTTTGCCAATACCCGTATCGTCGGCCCGGTGGCCGGAGGACTACTGGGCGGGCCGCTGGTAGGCATCGGCGCCGGCATTATCGGCGCCATCCCGCGCTACTTTATGGGCGGCTTCACGATGTGGGCGGCGGTGCTGGCCAATATTGTCGCCGGTTGCATCAGCGGGTTGGTTCACAAAAAATGCGGGGCGCAGCGTATCAACTTAAAGGTGGCGTTAGCGACGGCGTTGCTTTGCGAAATTGTGCTCAAGGTCTTGGTTTTAACCCTGTCCAAGCCATTTTCCGCGGCCTGGGAACTGGAAAAAGTCATCGCACTTCCAACCATTACCGCGAACAGCCTGGCGGTGGGGCTCTTCATATATATTGTTCGCGACGTTTTCGCCGAACAGGAAAAAGCTCAGGCCCGATCGGCTCAGCAGGCCATTCGGATGCTGCAGCAGACAAGCGGCTTTATGCATAAAGGGTTGAACAATGATACTGCCGGCAATGTGGCGCAGATTATTTACCGTGAAACAAACGCGGCCGCGGTGGCGATCACTGATACGGAAAAAGTGCTCGCCTTTGTCGGCGCAGGCGCCGATCATCATCGGCCCGGCCAGCCAATTTTGACGGGAGCCACTAAACAAGCCATTAAGGACCGCCGGACGATAATCATCAATAATAAAAATGAAGTAGGCTGTCCTGACAAGGGATGCCAGCTTACGGCCGTAGTAGCTGTGCCGCTCATTGTCAGTGACGAGCTCGTTGGTTCCATTAAACTTTACAAATCCGGCAACGAAGTTATTTCGTCCTATGAAGCCGAACTGATTCGGGGCATTGCCGATTTTTTGAGCCTTCAATTGGCCCAGCGCAAGCTTGTTGAGCAGCAGATGCTACTTGCCCAAGCTGAGTACAATATGCTTAAAGCCCAGATTAACCCCCACTTTTTATTTAACACACTAGGCACCATCAGGGCGATGACCCGGATAGATCCGAGTGCGGCGCGGGCCCTGATTAAGGACTTATCCGATTTTTTGCGCAAGGTCTTGAATCGGGAAGAAGAAATAATAAGTCTGCGGGAAGAACTGGAAACCGTTCGCACTTATGTCCGTATTCAGTGCGAACGGTTCCAGGACAGACTGAGATTTTTCGAACATATCCCGGAAGAACTTTTAGACTGCCGGGTGCCGGTGTTTTCGCTCCAGCCCCTGGTGGAAAATGCCGTAAAGCATGGTGTATCACCGAAAAAAACCGGTGGCACAGTTGTCTTGCGCGCGTGGAAAGACCAAGACGACTTATGTATTGCGGTCGAAGACGACGGTGTAGGGTTTTCGGCAGCGAAAAGGGAAACGAGCGGCGGGATTGGCCTATATAATGTCCATAAACGATTGCAAATACTTTATGGAAATAGATATGGCCTGCGTATTGAGAGTGCGGAAAAAGAGGGTACGAGAGTGATTATTCGTTTGCCTGAAGTGCGAGCGGGGGTGGTGGCGTGAAGCTGAAAGTTCTCATCGTGGACGACGAGGAAATTATGTGCCGCGAGTTGAAATACTTGCTGGAAGAACAGGGGGCGGCCGAGGTTGTCGGTGTTTGCTATAACGGGGAAGATGCGCTGGCCATGGTTGGGTCAGTGAAACCTGACGCCGTATTTCTGGATGTCCGGATGCCTGGGCTGAGCGGTCTGGAAGTAGCCCGCCGCCTGTCTAGCCTGAAAGATCCGCCGCACGTGGTTTTCATCACCGCTTTTAGCGAATTTGCCGTTGAAGCGTTTGAAGTCAATGCTTTGCATTATATACTTAAACCCTTTGACGAGCAGGATATTGAAAAAGTTATAGAGCGGCTTATGCGCAGACGGCATGCTGCGTCGGGGGTTGAGCCAGAGATGCTTCCCAAAGCGCCGCAGCATCTTCGCAAACTGTGCGTTGAGGGGCGGGACAGGCTGGAAGTCATCGATGTGGAGCGGATTCAGGTTATTTTTGCCAAGAACCGCATGGTTTACATTCAGACTGTTGACGGGACAAAATATGCGGCAAAACATACTTTGCAGGAATACGAGGAAATATTGGATAGTCGTCAGTTTTTTCGCTGTCACCGCAACTATATTGTTAATGTTGACCGAATCAAACAGCTCGCTACGTGGTTTCACCGCGGCTATATGCTGACGCTGGAGGGCAAGGAAGAGGTAGAGGTGCCGGTGGGCCGCATTTATGCCAAAAAGCTCAAAGAATATATTCAGTTTTAACAAAATGTCGTAAAACCACAAGCAGTCGGATTGTCGTTTGCTTGTGGTTTTTTGTATCCGCTTTCAGGTATTTCGGTCCCGATTTTTTGGCGCTCGTCAGAAAATGATGTACTAGCTTAAATATTCGCAATAACATCAAAATGAGGGCCGGACTGGCAGGGGGCGTCTTAATCCCGGTCGGCAGGTTCTGGCGCAATGAGGACATCGCTCCGACAAAAAATTGACAAAGGAGGATAGGTGTATGGCCAACCAATTTGAGGAATGGGGCAAAAAGTATGGCTTAATTGCCGCAATTTTAACCGGACTTGCTATTTGGGCAATCCCCACGCCGGCGTCCATGACCGTTACCCAGCATAAACTGCTGGCGATCTTCGGCGGGGCGGTGGTCGCCTGGATAACCATCGGCATCAATTTTGCCGTAAGCACCTTTGCCATTATTACATTATTATACTTTTGGGTCGGCAACCCTGACGGCAAACTGGACAAAGCGGGCAACCTCATCCGGAACGCCGATTTCGCTGTAGGTGGCTTTGCCTCGTCGTCGCTGTGGCTGTTAGTGACCGGCTTTGTTATTTCTATCGCCATGACCAAATCAGGGGTAGCCAAACGGCTGGCGCTCTACATGATGCGCATTTGGGGGCGCACACCGGCGGGGGCGGTTTATGCTTCCATGCTGGCCAACTTTTTAATCGCCCCGCTGACGCCTTCTAATACTGCCCGCACGGCGGCCATGCTGCCCATTGTGGAGGGCATTGCCGAAGCCTACCGGGCCGTGCCCGGACGGAGCAATTTCGGTAAAGCCTTAATGTTGGCTGGGACGTTTACGTCCAATATCACCGGGTCGGCCTTTCTTACCGGCACCATTCCCAACCCTGTGGCGGTCGGCATGATTGCGGCTGCGGCGGGGGCGTCAGTATATACCACTTGGAGTTACTGGGCACTGGCGGCGGTGCCGACCAACATTATTATTTTGTATCTTACGGGACGGCTGTTGCTCAAGATGTATCCGCCGGAAGTGGCGGCCCTGCCCGGCGGCGTCGAGTATATCAAGCAGGAGCTTGCCGCTATGGGGCCGATGTCCGTCCGGGAAAAGAAAGCCATTCTTTACTTTTTTATCGCCCTTGTCTTATGGTCTACAGATATTTTCCATAAATTTAACTCCACAATGGTGGCTTTCCTGGTATCGTTGCTTATCTTTATGCCGAAAATCGGCGTCCTTGATTGGAAGGAAACGGAAAAATCCCTGCCATGGGAGCTGTTTGTCTATTTCGGCGGCGTGCTGACCCTAAGCGGCGCCCTGATGAAGACTAAGGCCTTCGAGTGGCTGATAAAAACGCTGCTGGCTGCCCTCGGGCTTCAGAATATCCCCATGATGCCGCTGCTCATCATTTTGATCGGCTTCAGCATTTTCAGCCATGTCATCTGGTCGACGACAACGGCCATGGCCGGTGTCATGATCCCCATCTATATCGGTCTTGCCCAGACGCTGGGTTTCAATGTCGTAGCCTTTGTGCTGCCGCTGGCGATCATGATGGCCTACGCCCTCTTTCTACCCTTTAATACCATGGGCAACATCATTATGTTCGGCACAGGCTATTATACCGTTACCGAGCAAATCAAGTCGTCGGCCGTGTTGGCACTTATTATCTGGGGATTGTGGATTGTTACCGCCTTTACCTGGTGGAAATGGATCGGCCTGCTATAATAATGAATAATAATGTAAATAAACTTGGATAGAAAGGGAGACGGTTAATATGGCAAAATTGCCGAAAATGGTGCGCATAAAACAGACCTTTGCCCGGCCGCGGGTCGACGATGCTAGCGCCGTGGCAACAGCTGAGCTGGCCAAATTGAGCCTGGGAGACCGGATAAAGCCGGGGCAAACGGTCGGCATTACCGTCGGCAGTCGGGGTATCCAGAACATCCTGACCATTCTCAAGGCGGCCATTGGATACGTCAGGTCGCTGGGTGCCCAGCCCATACTGCTGGCGGCGATGGGCAGTCATGGCGGAGGAACTGAGGCCGGTCAGCTCGAGGTGTTGGCGGGGCTTGGCATAACCGAAGAGGCGATGGGGGCGCCGATAGTTCCCTGTGCCATCAATGAAATAATTGGCCATACCCGCGAAGGCATTCCGGCCTATATCTTGAAATCTGCCCTGGAAGTTGACGGCATCTTGGTCATCAACCGGGTTAAAACCCATACATCGTTTAAAGGAAAAGTGGAGAGTGGCCTAATTA
This genomic interval carries:
- a CDS encoding LytR/AlgR family response regulator transcription factor, producing MKLKVLIVDDEEIMCRELKYLLEEQGAAEVVGVCYNGEDALAMVGSVKPDAVFLDVRMPGLSGLEVARRLSSLKDPPHVVFITAFSEFAVEAFEVNALHYILKPFDEQDIEKVIERLMRRRHAASGVEPEMLPKAPQHLRKLCVEGRDRLEVIDVERIQVIFAKNRMVYIQTVDGTKYAAKHTLQEYEEILDSRQFFRCHRNYIVNVDRIKQLATWFHRGYMLTLEGKEEVEVPVGRIYAKKLKEYIQF
- a CDS encoding gamma-glutamyltransferase family protein; this encodes MGQYDALYNPYPSRRSVVYARKGMVATTQPLAAQAGLDMLKRGGNAIDAAIATAACLTVVEPTSNGIGGDAFALVWTNGQLHGLNASGPAPRGISADIIRKAGYQKMPAFGWIPVTVPGAPSAWAELSRKFGKLPLTEVLRPAIEYAENGYPVSPVISKLWKLGFDQYKALSGEEFKYWFETFAPAGRAPAAGEIWRSPDHARTLQLIAETKAEAFYRGELAEKIDAFSRRYGGYLRQEDLAAYRPEWVEPIKVNYRGYDVWEIPPNGHGLVALMALNILKGFDFAAKEAVDTYHKQFEAIKLAFADGMKYITDPAKMKVRVEDLLSDAYAAERRKLITDKALTPAPGQPPKGGTVYLATADGEGNMVSYIQSNYMGFGSGLVVPGTGISLHNRGNNFSLDAEHDNCIEPGKKPYHTIIPGFLTKDGKAIGPFGVMGGFVQPQGHVQVVMNTVDFGLNPQAALDAPRWQWTEGKTIEVEHAFPEYLAEALQRMGHDIKRTVGNHTMGRGQIIWRDDQGVLAGGTEPRADGVVAAW
- a CDS encoding NAD-dependent deacylase — its product is MDQEVLREIAAAWRSANNIVVFTGAGMSTESGLPDFRSKQGLWKDRPETLATLAALKAKPDEFYFFYQWRIARLWEVQPNPGHLALAELAQAGFVTKLVTQNVDGLHQRAGSQGVAELHGTLRTVSCIKCGSQYDSRQMLPHNDTWEEDYKAGRYRHGSECYCPRCQGQLRPDVVLFGESLPDTAWNEAVRWSRKADFFVVIGSSLVVSPANYLPQLAVEQGAKLLIINSDSTPLDDAAAWVIREKAGEVLTGIKELILRM
- a CDS encoding SLC13 family permease — encoded protein: MANQFEEWGKKYGLIAAILTGLAIWAIPTPASMTVTQHKLLAIFGGAVVAWITIGINFAVSTFAIITLLYFWVGNPDGKLDKAGNLIRNADFAVGGFASSSLWLLVTGFVISIAMTKSGVAKRLALYMMRIWGRTPAGAVYASMLANFLIAPLTPSNTARTAAMLPIVEGIAEAYRAVPGRSNFGKALMLAGTFTSNITGSAFLTGTIPNPVAVGMIAAAAGASVYTTWSYWALAAVPTNIIILYLTGRLLLKMYPPEVAALPGGVEYIKQELAAMGPMSVREKKAILYFFIALVLWSTDIFHKFNSTMVAFLVSLLIFMPKIGVLDWKETEKSLPWELFVYFGGVLTLSGALMKTKAFEWLIKTLLAALGLQNIPMMPLLIILIGFSIFSHVIWSTTTAMAGVMIPIYIGLAQTLGFNVVAFVLPLAIMMAYALFLPFNTMGNIIMFGTGYYTVTEQIKSSAVLALIIWGLWIVTAFTWWKWIGLL
- a CDS encoding Fic family protein: MDQVKLLPPEAELETKMVLKQLARSHRALAELKGFADMIPNKNILINAVTINEAKDSSEIENIITTHDELFKAMSLENYNNPAAKEVVNYRTALWHGYKLVKEKQLLTTNMIIEIQQLIENNRAGIRKLSGTVLKNAATGEVVYTPPSGEKEILFFLTNLEWYINDDFDNIDPLVKLAVVHYQFEMIHPFYDGNGRTGRIINVLYLVLKELLDSPILYLSKYIIRNKSAYYRLLQEVRTKGNWEEWVLFMLEGVEQTAEETLLLIKKINSVMEKTAEDVKQALPKIYSRELIDLLFYEFYTKIPYIERGLNVSRKTASGYLAALEEKGFLVSQKIGKEKIFLNTRLFEVVRQAGMQK
- a CDS encoding LytS/YhcK type 5TM receptor domain-containing protein, coding for MPNIGPLLWDIVRNVALVGIGAYLTTRLPTIRRTLTASEYRLLDRIILAMVFGAFSAFGNWIGIPVMGSFANTRIVGPVAGGLLGGPLVGIGAGIIGAIPRYFMGGFTMWAAVLANIVAGCISGLVHKKCGAQRINLKVALATALLCEIVLKVLVLTLSKPFSAAWELEKVIALPTITANSLAVGLFIYIVRDVFAEQEKAQARSAQQAIRMLQQTSGFMHKGLNNDTAGNVAQIIYRETNAAAVAITDTEKVLAFVGAGADHHRPGQPILTGATKQAIKDRRTIIINNKNEVGCPDKGCQLTAVVAVPLIVSDELVGSIKLYKSGNEVISSYEAELIRGIADFLSLQLAQRKLVEQQMLLAQAEYNMLKAQINPHFLFNTLGTIRAMTRIDPSAARALIKDLSDFLRKVLNREEEIISLREELETVRTYVRIQCERFQDRLRFFEHIPEELLDCRVPVFSLQPLVENAVKHGVSPKKTGGTVVLRAWKDQDDLCIAVEDDGVGFSAAKRETSGGIGLYNVHKRLQILYGNRYGLRIESAEKEGTRVIIRLPEVRAGVVA